Genomic segment of Leuconostoc mesenteroides subsp. mesenteroides:
CCAACGCTGTATACACTTTGTCAGCACCATTTTTTACTAAATGGCTCAAGTTCAGTGCATATGTCGCCTGATACAATTCCTTTTCAGCATCATTTTCAAATAGAGATGGATTTACGCTATCATTGGTTAATTGCTTCACCGCCAAACGATCAACACGTGTCAATGATTCAATCACATCGCGAAAATCATTATCTTTACTATGAGCAGCGAGTACATCAATACGATTGATGAGGTAGACCACGTCAGTATTTCCTGAGCGACTAACTCCTGCAGATACCAAATCTTGGCGAACACCATCATCTAATGTCAACTTACGCACGCGATCTAAGATAAACTCCAGTACAGCTGTGATATCAGCCGCAGCAACTTCTCCCTGTGACTGAGTAAACTTAGTTAATAGTGGTTTCAAAGCAACGTGCCAATTTTTTCCCTGTAATGTTCTTACGATACCTGTTGCTGCACGACGTAGTCCGTAAGGGTCATTTGAACCACTTGGTATCAAGTCAGCTGCAAAGAAAGTTACAATAGCGTCTAGTTTATCAGCGATTGCCAGTACAGCCCCTATGTCAGACTTAGCAATTTTCCCTGTTGCTGAAGTCGGCATGTAGTGCTCTTTAATCGCTTCAGCAACTGCGGGATTCTCGCCAAATAGTTTGGCGTAGTGTTCACCCATAATACCCTGCAATTCGTCAAATTCACCGACCATACCGGTCATTAAGTCGAATTTATAGATTTCTGCTGCACGGCTCACGTTGGATAATTGTTGTTCATCAAAGCCTAGTGATTGTGCTATTGTCTGGGCCAAAACGCCAGTTCGTTGCATATGTTCATAAACACTACCAATTTTTTCATGGAAAACCAATTTTTTAACCTTTTCCATGTAGTCATCAATCGTTTTAGTTTGGTCTTCTTTGTAAAAGAATTCTGCGTCTTCAAGACGAGCAACCAAAACCTTTTCATTACCAGCAATAACATTATCCAAATGCTCTCGATTACCATTACGCACTGACAAGAAGTGTGGCAACAGTTTCCCATCATGATTGGTAACAAAGAAGAAACGTTGATGTTCACGCATTGATGTAATTAATACTTCATCAGGAATTTCCAAATATTTTTTATCAAAAGTACCAGCAAATGCCGTTGGCCATTCGACAATATTATTAACTTCTTCTAGCAAATCTTGTGCCGCATCAGTGTCTAATTCTAATGACCAATTATTTTGTTTAGCAATTGACGTCAATTGCGAACGAATTGTATTTTTTCGTGCCTCAGCATCAACTATAACACTGGCTGATTCAAGTGTACTTACATAATCATCAGCAGAAGAAATTTCAACATGTTCATTTGACAAAAAACGGTGTCCTCTTGTAACACGGCCAGTCTGAACATCTAATACATGAAAATCTACTACTTCATCACCAAACAAAGCGACAAGCCAACGAATTGGTCGCACATACAAGAAAGCATTATTTGCCCACTTCATGTACGTTGAGAACTTCATCTCTGAAACTACCTCGGCACCAATTTTGACCAAAATATCCTTAGCAGGAACACCTTCAATATGCTTAGTTAACCACACATAACCATCTCTTGTTTCAAAGTCATCTGGTGTTGCACCTTGACCGCGTGCAAATCCCATTGCTGCTTTAGTCCACTCGCCATTGGCATCTTTTGCTCTTTCAATTGACGGACCACGCTTTTCTTCACTTAAACTTTCTGATTTTTCCGCTACATCAGTTAATTCAACAGCCAACCGGCGTGGCGTTGAATAAGGCTTGATATCACCGACAGTCAAGCGATGCTCAGCTAAAAATTTTTTTGTTCTTTCAATTAATTGATTTTCTGAACTTGTGACCAAATGTGCTGGCACTTCTTCAAGACCAATTTCTAATAAAAATGTTGACATAAATTATTCTCCAATATTGATTTTATTGCTGTTACAATCAGGCATTTTCTTTGGTATATTTACCATTTTTACCAAGATACTTATCACGTAATGTCTGATCCTTTAGCAAAGGAAAACCAAGCTTAGCACGTTCTTCAATAAATACTTTCGATACTTTACGAGCCATTGTTCGAATACGGTGTAAATAGCCTGCACGTTCTGTGACAGAAACTGTACCACGTGCATCTAAGAGATTAAATGTATGTGATGATTTTAAAATATAATCATAAGCCGGATGTACCAAGCCCAGATCTAATAAACGAGTCGCTTCCGCTTCAAATTCTTCAAAGTGACGCAACAGCATATCTTGGTTTGATTCTTCAAAAGCGTACTTTGAATGTTCATATTCTGGTTCTTTGAAAATATCGCCGTATAACACGCCATTACCCCATTCAAGATCATAAACCGTCGGTACATCTTGAATGTATGAGGCCAATCGTTCTAGACCATAAGTCACTTCTGCTGTCACAGAATCTACTTCAATCCCACCAACTTGTTGGAAATAAGTAAACTGTGTCACTTCCATACCATCTAGCCAGACTTCCCAACCAATTCCTGCAGCCCCCATAGAGGGATTTTCCCAGTTATCTTCAACGAAACGTATATCATGTTCTAGTGCTTTAATACCCAAAGCTTCTAAAGATCCTAGGTAAAGCTCTTGAATATTTTCAGGAGAAGGCTTCATCACTACTTGAAACTGATGATGTTGAAATAAACGATTTGGATTATCACCATAGCGGCCATCAGCTGGACGACGAGAAGGTTGAACATAAGCCGCATTCCAAGGTTCAGGACCATTCGCACGTAAAAAGGTATATGGCGACTGTGTTCCTGCCCCAACTTCATTGTCATATGCTTGCATTAAGTTTGCACCTTGTTTAGCCCAATATTGCTGAAGGGTCAAGATGATATCTTGTAATGATAGTTTCTCATTTGTCATAATTTTTCTTCCTTAACATTTATCAACAACTCAATACAGAGAATGTCGATGTTTGATTATATTTACCGGCATCAAAAAACCACGTGTAAGTTCATCCGATGCCAAAATAGTTGACATCAGGACGCTTACGCGCGGTTCCACCTGACTTCCGAGTTATAAAACTCGACACTCGATTGTTTGTCCGTTCCACCAACGCCACTTGGCTTCATCACGTACAAAACTCATTAATGATATTATGCACTCTCTATGACCAATCGTCAAGTAAAAATTTCTACATAAACTTAGTCATCGATGGTCCAAAATTAAATAAAAATGGTTAAAAAATAAAAAGACTTGGATAGATCCAAGTCAAACATGCTCACAATATCTTACAAAGATTAAATTGTTAACAATTCTTTTTCTTTTTCAGCTGCTATTTCATCAATTGCTTTGATATTTTCATCAGTCAACTTTTGTGTCTGATCTTCTGCCTTACGGGCATCATCTTCAGGCATCTCTTTGTCTTTTTTAATGTCATCCATAATATCACGACGAACATTACGAACTGAAACCTTCGCTTTCTCAGCTTCAGCCTTCACTTCTTTAGCAAGTTCTTTACGACGTTCTTCTGTCATTTGTGGAATCGCCAAGCGCACAATATTACCGTCAGAAGCGGGATTCAAACCAAGATCAGACACGTTAATTGCATGTATAATGGCTTCCAAGGCACTTTTATCAAACGGTGTAATTAACAGTATGCGTGCTTCCGGAACTGAAATTGAAGCTACTTGGTTCAATGGTGTCATTGCCCCATAATATTCAACTTCAACACGATTCAAAATATTAGGATTCGCGCGTCCTGTACGGATGTTAGCTAATTCACGTTGAAGTGCCTCTTGTGCCCCTTTCATACGTTCTTTGGCATTAGTTAAATCAAAAGTCATTATTTTTCTCCTGTTACTGTTGTTCCGATTGCTTCACCAAGCACAACTCGTTTCAAGTTACCTGGTGTGTTAAGGTTAAACACCACCAACGGCATATTATTATCCATAGATAGCGAACTTGCTGTCGAATCCATTACCTTCAGACCTTTTTGCAAAATATCAAGGTGAGTCAATTCAGTAAACTTTATTGCATTCGCATTTTTATTTGGATCTGAGTCATAAATACCATCGACGCCATTTTTTCCCATCAAGATGGCGTCAGCATTAATTTCATTTGCACGCAAAGCTGCCGTTGTGTCTGTAGAGAAATACGGAGAACCTGTACCCGCCGCAAAAATAACAATTCGTCCCTTTTCGAGATGGCGAATCGCACGACCGCGTATGTAAGGTTCAGCAATCTGCTGCATTGTAATAGCAGTTTGCACACGTGTTTGGACTCCAGCGCGTTCTAATGAATCTTGCAAAACTAGCGCATTCATTGTTGTACCAAGCATACCAGTATAATCAGCACGAGACCGCTCCATACCAATTTTTGATGCCGGCTCTCCACGCCACAAGTTTCCACCGCCAACAACAATGGCAATCTGAGTACCTAGGTCATGAACATCTTTTAGCTCTTCAGCAATTGCAGAAACAGTCTCAAGATCAATACCCTGCCCCTTATCTCCTGCCAATGCTTCACCAGAGAGCTTCATCAAAACGCGTTTGTACTTAATATCAGTCATGTTTAACCTCTTTTATTTGCTTATACAAGTATATCAAAAAATTTCAAAAATTTCCGAAAAAAAAGTGCGCTATTTATATAATAGTACACTCTTTAGCTAATTAATCTCATTAATAAACTAATTAATGGTAATTAGTAATTTTTAAATATTAACCAAGTTGCTTAGCAACTTCTTCGGCCAAATCAGTAACTTGCTTTTCAATACCATCACCAACTTGGTAACGAACAAATGACTTAACTGATCCATTTTGTGAAGCAATAAACTGTGCAACTGTTTGGTCACCATTCTTAACAAATGGTTGATCCAACAAAGAAATTTCTGCCAAGAACTTTTTAATGCGTCCTTCGACCATGCGTTCCTTGATGTTATCAGGCTTACCATTCAAATCTTCAGAAGCTAATTGTACTTCTTTTTCCTTAGCAATCACATCAGCAGGTACTTGATCATCAGATACAAATTGTGGTGCAATAGCGGCAACATGCATCGCGATATCCTTGGCAGCTTCTTCTGAAGCACCATCAACAACAACCAATGCTGAAATTGAGCCTGCCAAGTGAGAATATGAACCAAAGTTTTCTGAATCTGACTTTTCTACTACTGAGAAACGACGCAAAGTAATCTTTTCACCAGTAATTTGAGTTGTTCCGATGATCTTGTCGTTCAAAGTTTGCCCTTCTTGAACCTCAAGTGCCAAAGCAGCTTCAACGTCAGCAGGTGCAAATTCAACGATTGTGTTAGCAACCGCATTAAGCAATTCGTTGAATTCAGCGTTGCCGGCCACGAAGTCAGTTTCTGAGTTTAATTCGATGATTGCAGCACGGTTACCCTTAACCGCAACAGCTGTCATTCCTTCGGCAGCGACACGATCACCCTTTTTAGCGGCCTTTGCCATACCCTTTTCGCGCAATAAATCAATTGCCTTATCTAGGTCGCCATCAGCTTCAACCAATGCTTTTTTAGCATCCATCATTCCAACAGATGTCTTATCACGTAATTCCTTTACTTGTGCAGCAGTAATTGCCATTATAGTGCTCCTCTAAAATAGTTTAATATATTTTTATTATAACATATAAAAATACCATTCCGCGTCCCGAACAGGTCCGCTAGGAACGGCATTCATAGAATATAATTAATTAGTTATTGCCTTCTTCAACAATGTTAGCAATTTCTTCGATTGATTCTGTATTTTCGTCACCTTCAACGAATGCATCTTCAGGTGCTGAATCTTGGCCTTGACGGCCTTCAATAACAGCATCAGCAATCTTTGACGTAATCAAACGTACGGCACGAATGGCATCATCGTTAGCAGGAATCTTAACATCGACTACATCTGGGTTAGCATTTGTATCAATCATAGCTACGACTGGGATGTTCAACATGTTTGCTTCCTTGACGGCAATTTCTTCCTTCTTTGGATCAACAACAAACAATACATCTGGCAAACCAGGCATATCTTGAATACCACCTAAGAACTTTTCCAACTTTTCACGTTGCTTGTTCAACAAAACAACTTCTTTTTTAGGCAATTGCTCAAATGTTCCGTCTTCGGCCATTGTTTGCAAATCCTTCAAGCGTTGGATACGTGTCTTGATAGTGTTCCAGTTTGTCAATGTACCACCCAACCAGCGATGGTTGATGTAGTATTGACCAGCACGTGTTGCTTCTTCAGCAATTGCATCAGAAGCTTGTTTCTTCGTACCAACGAATAATACATTAGCACCGTCAGTAGAAGCGTTACGAATAAAGTTATAAGCTTCATCAACTAACTTAACTGTCTTTTGTAAATCGATGATGTGAATACCATTACGTTCTGTAAAGATATATTCGTCCATCTTTGGGTCCCAACGACGTGTTTGGTGACCGAAGTGTACTCCTGCTTCGAGGAGTTCTTTCATTGAAATAACTGCCATGATATGGCCTCCTAGGTTTTTCCGCCGACAAATTCGTTGTTCACGCTGACATTTCTGCACCTACGTGTTCTCATTTATCGTGTGTATTTGCCGCTTTTCGCAACATGTTTCATTCTACATTAGTTTTAGCACCTTGGCAAGTACATTACCAAATTTTGACCACGTGATGTGTTAGTAAGTACTGTTCCTTGTTAGTTCGTGTTAATTTCTTAAAATTCGCTTCTGCTTTTAACGCTTCGCTCTTTGTCTGAAACTCTTCATAGTGAATTAATTTTAATGGGTGTCGCGACTTTACTCGAGTAAACTTAGCACCTTTACCAGACTCATGTGTCGCTAGACGACGTTGTACATTGTCTGTGAATCCGCCATAAAAATAGCCATCAGCTGTATATAAAACATAAAAATAATAATATTTCATTACCACATTTCACCATAGAGAATATCGTGCACTTCTGGTGTATAGTTATTGTCGTCAGTATAGGCAATAAGAGGCGGCATAATACGTACACCACCTGGTCGACCAGATTTGATAGCTTCTATTAAGACCATATTAGCTTCACGGTTCTCTTTGCCATACACAAATTGAAC
This window contains:
- a CDS encoding glycine--tRNA ligase subunit beta, which gives rise to MSTFLLEIGLEEVPAHLVTSSENQLIERTKKFLAEHRLTVGDIKPYSTPRRLAVELTDVAEKSESLSEEKRGPSIERAKDANGEWTKAAMGFARGQGATPDDFETRDGYVWLTKHIEGVPAKDILVKIGAEVVSEMKFSTYMKWANNAFLYVRPIRWLVALFGDEVVDFHVLDVQTGRVTRGHRFLSNEHVEISSADDYVSTLESASVIVDAEARKNTIRSQLTSIAKQNNWSLELDTDAAQDLLEEVNNIVEWPTAFAGTFDKKYLEIPDEVLITSMREHQRFFFVTNHDGKLLPHFLSVRNGNREHLDNVIAGNEKVLVARLEDAEFFYKEDQTKTIDDYMEKVKKLVFHEKIGSVYEHMQRTGVLAQTIAQSLGFDEQQLSNVSRAAEIYKFDLMTGMVGEFDELQGIMGEHYAKLFGENPAVAEAIKEHYMPTSATGKIAKSDIGAVLAIADKLDAIVTFFAADLIPSGSNDPYGLRRAATGIVRTLQGKNWHVALKPLLTKFTQSQGEVAAADITAVLEFILDRVRKLTLDDGVRQDLVSAGVSRSGNTDVVYLINRIDVLAAHSKDNDFRDVIESLTRVDRLAVKQLTNDSVNPSLFENDAEKELYQATYALNLSHLVKNGADKVYTALAGLQSPISTYFEATMVNAEDTDVKNNRYAQLNVIHRFISELGDLEQIVIK
- the rpsB gene encoding 30S ribosomal protein S2 encodes the protein MAVISMKELLEAGVHFGHQTRRWDPKMDEYIFTERNGIHIIDLQKTVKLVDEAYNFIRNASTDGANVLFVGTKKQASDAIAEEATRAGQYYINHRWLGGTLTNWNTIKTRIQRLKDLQTMAEDGTFEQLPKKEVVLLNKQREKLEKFLGGIQDMPGLPDVLFVVDPKKEEIAVKEANMLNIPVVAMIDTNANPDVVDVKIPANDDAIRAVRLITSKIADAVIEGRQGQDSAPEDAFVEGDENTESIEEIANIVEEGNN
- the glyQ gene encoding glycine--tRNA ligase subunit alpha; this encodes MTNEKLSLQDIILTLQQYWAKQGANLMQAYDNEVGAGTQSPYTFLRANGPEPWNAAYVQPSRRPADGRYGDNPNRLFQHHQFQVVMKPSPENIQELYLGSLEALGIKALEHDIRFVEDNWENPSMGAAGIGWEVWLDGMEVTQFTYFQQVGGIEVDSVTAEVTYGLERLASYIQDVPTVYDLEWGNGVLYGDIFKEPEYEHSKYAFEESNQDMLLRHFEEFEAEATRLLDLGLVHPAYDYILKSSHTFNLLDARGTVSVTERAGYLHRIRTMARKVSKVFIEERAKLGFPLLKDQTLRDKYLGKNGKYTKENA
- a CDS encoding UMP kinase, producing MTDIKYKRVLMKLSGEALAGDKGQGIDLETVSAIAEELKDVHDLGTQIAIVVGGGNLWRGEPASKIGMERSRADYTGMLGTTMNALVLQDSLERAGVQTRVQTAITMQQIAEPYIRGRAIRHLEKGRIVIFAAGTGSPYFSTDTTAALRANEINADAILMGKNGVDGIYDSDPNKNANAIKFTELTHLDILQKGLKVMDSTASSLSMDNNMPLVVFNLNTPGNLKRVVLGEAIGTTVTGEK
- a CDS encoding elongation factor Ts, encoding MAITAAQVKELRDKTSVGMMDAKKALVEADGDLDKAIDLLREKGMAKAAKKGDRVAAEGMTAVAVKGNRAAIIELNSETDFVAGNAEFNELLNAVANTIVEFAPADVEAALALEVQEGQTLNDKIIGTTQITGEKITLRRFSVVEKSDSENFGSYSHLAGSISALVVVDGASEEAAKDIAMHVAAIAPQFVSDDQVPADVIAKEKEVQLASEDLNGKPDNIKERMVEGRIKKFLAEISLLDQPFVKNGDQTVAQFIASQNGSVKSFVRYQVGDGIEKQVTDLAEEVAKQLG
- a CDS encoding ribosome recycling factor gives rise to the protein MTFDLTNAKERMKGAQEALQRELANIRTGRANPNILNRVEVEYYGAMTPLNQVASISVPEARILLITPFDKSALEAIIHAINVSDLGLNPASDGNIVRLAIPQMTEERRKELAKEVKAEAEKAKVSVRNVRRDIMDDIKKDKEMPEDDARKAEDQTQKLTDENIKAIDEIAAEKEKELLTI
- a CDS encoding GIY-YIG nuclease family protein; protein product: MKYYYFYVLYTADGYFYGGFTDNVQRRLATHESGKGAKFTRVKSRHPLKLIHYEEFQTKSEALKAEANFKKLTRTNKEQYLLTHHVVKIW